The genomic window GGCTACGACAGCAAAGCCACGGCCTTGTTCACCTGCTCGGGCCGCTTCAATGGCTGCATTAAGTGCTAATAAATTCGTTTGTTCTGCGATACCTCGAATAACATCTAATACACTACCAATAGTAATACTATCTTCTGCTAACTGATTAACCACGGATTCAGACTCAGTTAATTTATCGGAAAGAACTGCAATTTGCGTAATAGTCGCATCTACACCTTTTTTGCCTTTATTCGCATTGTTATTAGTTTGTTCTGCTTTATCGGCAGCATCTGTGGTGTTATTTGCAATCTCTTCAATGGTGGCAACCATCTCTGTAACGGCCGTTGCGACCATGTCGGTTTCTTGCATTTGCGACTCAACACCGGCATTTGCTTGATGAATATTCTTACTTAATGAACTTGTTGCTTGTTCTACAGTGCCTACGGATTGTTTGACCGATAAGATAAGATGTTGGAAATTACTGAGCATATGATTAAAAGCATCCGCCATGTCTGCTAATTCATCTTTATTGGTTGATTGCACAGTAATAGTAAGGTTGTTGGTATCGGCAACTTCTGTCATAGAGTTTTTAATATGCGTAATTCCCCGTGTAATACTCTTGCCGATAAACCACGCGATTAAGCTTGCAAGTAGTATTGAAACAGCAAAGATAGTGTAGGTAAGCTGGGTCATTGAAGTAATGTATTCGGCCACTGACTTGTTCGTTTCAGTCATTAAACTTGTTAATGTCTTATCCACTTGGTGGATGGTTGCGCGCATCTCTTTTTGTATGCCACTATTTGAGTTATAACCCATATTTTTTTGTTCGTTAACTAGGTTCAAAAATGCTTTTTTATAGTTATCCATGGCTTTATCGATAGCGACTTTTTGGCCGCCTTGGAGGTAACTATTGTCAATGATTATGTCAAATTTATCATGGTTTTTCAGAAACTGGGTGACGTATTTATCATCTATGCGAAGCATAAAATCTTTTTCATTTCGTCTTAGCTGTAACATCATGCTGGTGGCTTGAAAGTCATCTTCGCCTAAAATACTTTCAACTTCATGTACTGCTTTACGTAGTGCCCCATATAAACCCGTTTTTGGAGTTAATCCTATTGTAGTTTGTGCGTTTACTAGCTTTTCGAAATGTGCCTGGTATTGATTAAGAATACTTTGTAGTGAGGAGGCCGCACTACTATCAATATCGATATTATTTAAATCGTGTCGTAAATCATCTAGCTCACTCTGTAATTGGCTAATACGTGCTTTGAATTGATCAAGGTATTTTAGGTTTTTTCGGGCTAAAAAGTCTTTCTCGTTTCGTCTAAGTTGTAAAATATCCGCTTCTACTTTACCTATTGTTTGTGCAATAACGATATCTTTTTGTAAAGAACTGGAAGTGTAAATAACTAGAATCAACATTATCAGCATGCTGATAATGGATATCCCTGTATTAATGATTAACTTATTTCGAATTAACATGATAGAGCCTTTAATTTACAGTTGATGTACTGACTAAGTGTAATTGCAATTTCATATCTTGCACGTTGTGCAATGATGAAGTAGCTATTATTTATTTGAAATAACGCTAATTATTAGCACTAAATCTGAAATCAACCTGATTTCTATTTAAAACGGGGTGGTTTTGTGATGATTGTTTTGATCTCCTTATATTCTTTTCAAAGAGTTTTATCATTCTCTCTAGCTTGTTCTGAAATATGAATCCTTTCTATATTCTTTGTTACTTTAATTGTAATGCACTGATCCACAATATAAAAAAACATTGAAAGTGTACTTTTTAGTCGCCCAAAATAGCGTAAATATTTATTCACATTTATTGCATAAATAATCATTTGTATTTACAATGCTTCTTTACTGTGAGGCATTCCTTTATAGAGACATTTTTCCTATAATAGCGCCTCTCAATTTATCACTATTTTCAAAACAGGATTTATTATGCTTAAAGCGATCGTTGTTGGCGCAAGTGGATACACTGGTGCAGAGTTAGCACAATTTTTAACACGCCACCCAGAGATTGAATTGGCAGGGTTATATGTTTCTGAAGGTAGTTTAGATAAAGGTAAAAAATTATCTGATTTATATGGCAACCTTGTTGGCGTTGTTGATCTTCCTTTGCAACCATTAGGTACTGCCGGTATCAAAACTGTTTGTGAAGGCATCGATATTGTTATTTTAGCGACCGCGCATGAAGTCAGCCATGATTTAGCACCATTATTTCTTGCTGAAAATACAGTGGTATTTGATCTGTCTGGCGCATTCCGTGTTCAATCTGCAGGCTTCTACGATAAATTCTATGGTTTCACTCATCAATACCCTGAGTTACTAGAGCAAGCCGTTTACGGTCTTGCTGAATGGAATGATGACGCGGTTAAGCAAACAGATCTTATTGCTGTTCCTGGCTGTTATACAACCGCTTCGTTAACTGCGCTTAAGCCATTGGCAGAAGCAGGTTTGATTAAAGCCGGTACTAAGCCAACTATCAATGCAACTAGTGGCGTTAGTGGCGCAGGTCGTAAAGCGAGCGTTGCAAGTAGTTTCTGTGAGGTGAGCCTACAACCTTACGGTGTGTTTACACATCGTCATAAGCCTGAAATTGATCAGCATTTAGGTTTGCCTGTGGTATTCACACCACATTTAGGTAGCTTCAAACGTGGTATCTTAGCGAGCATTAATGTGGTGCTAAAAGAGGGCGTCACTGCAGAGCAGGTGAATCAAGCTTACCAAAATGCTTATGCAGATAAACCGATTGTACGTTTAATGGAAGGGTCTTATCCTGCATTGAAAAATGTAGTGGGTACACCTTATTGTGATTTAGGTTGGGCAGTTGATGGAGATGATCTCGTTGTATTTAGTGCCATTGATAACCTTCTTAAAGGTGCTTCATCACAAGCAATCCAATGTATTAACTTACGTTTTGGTTTTGATATCACAACATCATTCTAATGAAAGAGTCTATAGCAATGAAACAACCGTTATTAATTAAACTTGGTGGTGCGGTACTTGAGAATGAACAAGCGCTCACTAATCTGTTCTCAGCATTAACAACCTACTTAGAAACAGAGCAACGTCCTCTATTATTAGTTCATGGCGGTGGTGTGATTGTTGAAGATGTTCTCGCTAAGATGAATATCAAAAGTGAAAAAAAGAATGGTCTACGTATAACACCCTTTGATCAAATTGGTTATGTTGCGGGTGCATTAGCCGGAACGTCAAATAAATTATTGATGGCTAAAGCTTTGCAAGCAGGGCTTTCAGCTGTTGGTTTATCATTAGCTGATGGTTTCAGTTGTACAGTAAAACAGATGGACCCAGATTTAGGTGCTGTGGGTGTGTGCGCACCTAATAAGCCTGAATTAATAAATCATCTATTGGCTGGTGGCTTTTTACCTGTTATTTCATCGATCGCCATTGGTGAAGATGGGCGTTTATATAACGTTAATGCAGATCAGGCTGCCATTGCTATCTGTGAGCTATTAAATGCGGAGCTAGTTTTTCTCTCTGATGTTGATGGTGTATGGGACGCACAGAAACAAGTTATTCCTGAGTTAAACACTCAATTAGCTGATACACTGATTGCTGGAAATGTTATACAAGATGGCATGGCAGTAAAAGTAAAAGCAGCTTTACAAGCGGCTGATCAGTTAGGTCATGTGATGCTTGCAAGCTGGAAAAACCCTGAAAATTTAGTATCACTGCTTGCGGGTCAAGCGGTGGGAACCAAAGTAATTAAATAGAGAAAGAATCATGAACGATCTGTTAACTGGTTTTGAAATGACTCAACAACAAGCATTAGACTTGATTGCATTGGGTAAAGAATTAAAAGCAAATCCTGCTAAATTCGCACAAGCGCTAGCAGGTAAAAGTGTCGTCACGTTATTTGAAAAGCAGTCGCTACGTACTCGAGTTACTTTTGATATCGGTGTGAATAAATTAGGTGGTCACGCGGTTTATTTAGACCAAGCCAATGGTGCGATGGGTAGCCGTGAAGATGTTAAAGACTTTGCTGCTAACATCTCTCGCTGGGCTGATTGTATTGTTGCACGTGTTTACGACCATAAAACATTGGTTGAGATGCAAGAGTACTCGACAGTGCCTGTGATTAACTCGCTGTGTGATCTTTACCATCCTTGCCAAGGTATGGCAGATTTCCTAACGGTGGCACAAAACTATGATGATGTGTCAAAAGTTAAACTGGCTTATATCGGTGATGGTAATAACGTGACTCACTCGCTGTTTATTGCTGGTGCTATTTTAGGTGCAACAGTTACTGCGGTTTGTCCAATCGGTCACAGCCCTGATGCGCAAATTCTAAAACAGGCACAAGATATTGCAGCAAAAACAGGTGCAACTATCACTGTGACTGATAAAGTTGAAGATATTAAAGGCTTTGATGTCGTTTATGGTGATACTTGGTTATCAATGGGTGATGACACTCCACTTGAGCAAATTAAAGCTAAGTTTATGCCTTACCAAATTAATCAAGAACTACTCGATACAACGGGTATAAAACATGTTTTACATTGCCAGCCAGCACATCGTGGATTAGATATTACTTCAGAAGTGATGGATGGGCCTGCTTCATTGATTTTTGATCAAGCAGAAAATAGAATGCATATACAAAACGCAATTATGTTGACGTTAATTAACAAATAAGGAACGGCTGCAAAATTACTTGCGCTTTTGTTTTCAAAATAACCAGTTATTTAGGATCAGCTTTAAAATTAATTACTCTTTTTTCAAAACAACCTGTCATTTAGGGTTTTTTAGAAACAATTTAGAGCAAGTTATTTTATAACGAGTCCTTCAGTTTTTTGAAAACAATTTAGCGCAAGTTATTGTGTAACGAGTCCTAAGTATTGATGAAAGGAAAATAATCAATGAGTAAAGTAAAAAAAGTAGTACTCGCCTATTCTGGTGGTTTAGATACGTCGGCTATCATTCCATGGTTAAAAGAGACCTATGATGATTGTGAAATCGTTGCTTTTTGTGCTGATGTTGGCCAAGGCGAAGAAGAGTTAGTGGGCCTGCATGAAAAAGCGATCGCATCAGGTGCTTCTGAATGTCACATCGTAGACCTTAAAGAAGAGTTTGTTGCAGATTACATCTACCCAACCATCGCTTCTGGTGCTGTATATGAAGGTACTTACCTTTTAGGTACATCAATGGCGCGCCCGATCATTGCTAAAGCGCAGGTTGAAGTTGCACTTAAAGTGGGTGCTGATGCTGTTTGTCATGGTTGTACTGGTAAAGGTAATGACCAAATCCGTTTTGAAAGCTGTTTTGCTGCCCTTGCGCCTGAGATTAAAGTAATTGCTCCATGGCGTGAGTGGGACATGGTTTCTCGTGAAGACCTATTGGATTACCTTGCTGAGCGTAATATCGAAACAACAGCTTCTGCAACTAAAATCTACAGCCGTGATGCTAACGCATGGCACATTTCTCACGAAGGTGGTGAGCTAGAAGACCCATACAATGAACCATCTAAAGGTGTTTGGACGATGACGGTTGATCCGTTAGATGCGCCAAATGAGCCTGAGTACGTAACATTAAAGGTTGAAAACGCACGTGTTACTGCCGTTGATGGTGTTGAATTATCTCCTTACGACGCATTAATGCTGTTAAATGAAAAAGCTGCTGCACATGGTGTCGGTCGTGTAGATATCACTGAAAACCGTACTGTTGGTATGAAGTCTCGTGGTTGTTACGAAACACCAGGAGGTACAGTGATGGTGACTGCGCTTCGTGGTATCGATGAGCTTGTACACGATAAACCTTCTCGCCGTTGGCGTGATCAAGTGGGTCAAGAATTTGCTCACTTAGTTTACGATGGTCGTTGGTTTACACCACTGTGTGGTTCTCTACTTGCAGCTTCAGAATCACTAGCTGCAGACGCAAATGGTGAAGTCGTTGTTCGTCTTTACAAAGGTCAAGCAACAGCGGTTAAGAAAAAATCGCCAAACAGCCTTTACTCTGAAGAGTTTGCAACTTTTGGTGATGACAATGTTTATGACCAAAAACATGCAGAAGGTTTCATCCGTCTTTACTCACTATCAAGCCGTATCCGTAACTTGAATAATAAGTAAAGTCAGTGAAATAGATTGTAAGTTCCTGCTTCGTTTTACGTTGCGGGAATTTCTATTTTTATAGGTTCTTAGGAAGTAACAAGAATCTATAAAAATAGACTTGATCTAATCATAGAAAGAAATGGAGTTATAGAATGGCATTATGGGGCGGACGTTTTAGCCAAGCGGCAGACGTAAAATTTAAATTATTCAATGACTCATTACGGTTTGACTACCGCCTAGCTGAGCAAGATATTATTGGTTCAATTGCTTGGTCGAAAGCATTACTGAGCGTTAATATTTTAACCGTTGAAGAGCAACTTCGTTTAGAAGATGCATTAAACGACTTATTGGTATCAGTGCAAGCGAATCCAAAGCAAGTATTACAATCAGATGCAGAAGATATTCACTCATGGGTTGAAATTCAACTTATTCAGCGTGTTGGTGATTTAGGTAAAAAATTACATACGGGACGTAGCCGTAATGACCAAGTCGCAACTGATTTAAAATTGTGGTGCAAGAAAACAGCACAAGAGTTGATTGTTCATTTAGATAGCCTCGAAGCTAAATTAATTGAACTAGCACGTACTCATCAAGCTGTTGTACTTCCGGGCTACACGCATTTACAGCGTGCTCAACCAGTAACATTTTCACACTGGTGTTTGGCATACTTAGAAATGTTAGAGCGTGATCATAGCCGTTTAGAAGGTTGTTTAGAGCGTTTAGATACATGTCCTTTAGGTAGTGGCGCATTGGCAGGTACTGGGTACCCGATGGATAGAACTGCATTAGCGCATTCGTTAGGCTTTAAACGCGCAACACGAAACAGCTTAGATTCAGTTTCAGATCGTGACCACGTTGTTGAGCTAATGAGCTGTGCAACATTATCGATGGTACATTTATCTCGTATGGCAGAAGATCTTATCTTCTACAACAGTGGTGAATCTGGCTTTATCGAAATGTCAGATCAAGTCACTTCTGGTTCATCACTGATGCCACAAAAGAAAAATCCAGATGCAATGGAGCTTATCCGTGGTAAGTCTGGACGTGTTTTTGGTTCATTAGCTGGCATGTTAATGACACTTAAAGCATTACCACTTGCATACAACAAAGATATGCAAGAGGACAAAGAAGGCCTGTTTGATGCATTAGATACTTGGGGCGATTGTCTTGAGATGGCATCAATGGCATTAACTGATCTTAAAGTAAATGAAGAGCGCACCAAAGAAGCCGCACAAGGTGGCTACTCAAATGCGACTGAACTGGCAGATTACTTAGTTGCGAAAGGTATTCCATTCCGTGAAGCACACCATATCGTAGGTGTTGCGGTTGTTGCTGCTATTGAAAAAGGCGTGCCACTAGAAGATTTAAGTGTTGCTGAATTTAAAGAGTTCTCAGAAGTCATCGAAGAAGATGTTTATCCAACACTCACATTAGAAGCAACATTGGCTGCGCGTACTGCATTGGGTGGAGTATCACCAGATCAAGTAGAGCATGCATTAAAAGAAGCAGAGCAACGCCTTGCTGAACGTGACACTTCTGGCATTGTTATCCGTGCTGCTCGTTTGACAGATATTGATCGCATAGCATCAATGGTAAATCATTGGGCTGACAAAGGTGAAAATCTACCAAGAGATAAAAGTGATTTAGAAAACTCCATCGATGAATTTGCAGTGACGGAAATAGATGGACAAGTAACAGGTTGTGCTTCAGTTCATATTTATGATACTGGCTTGGCAGAAATTCGTTCTTTAGGTGTTGAACCAGGTTTTGAAGGGCGAGGCCAAGGTAGTGCCTTGGTTGAGCTACTGCTTAAACGTTCAGAGAAACAAGCTATCAAACGTCTGTTTGTATTAACGCGCATGCCTGATTTCTTCATGAAACTTGGATTTAGCCCAGAAAGTAAATCTACAATGCCAGAAAAGGTATTAAAAGATTGTGCGATATTTGTAAGTGAACATGCAAGTGATGAAAAGGCACTTGAGTTAAATTACAAAACAAGCATGTTATTGCATAAAGAGATGAGAAAAAGCTAATCGCAGTGACTACAGTTAGCATATGAAAAAAGGCGTATTTCTATAATGATAGAAGTACGCCTTTTTTGTTTAACAAGCTAGTTGAGTATTTATATGATACAAATTTACTAACTTAACTATACGGCGACATAAATTATTCTGCATTCTCGGTTAAATATTCATTTTTTAAATTAACGTAATGGGTGGCTGAACGTTTCAAAAATGCAAGCTCTTGCTCAGTTAATGGGCGGGCCGCTTTAGCTGGCGATCCAACATATAAGAAACCAGAAGCCAATACTTTATTAGGTGGAACTAATGCACCGGCTGCTAAAATGATGTCATCTTCAATAGTTACATTGTCTAAAACAATGGCACCCATCCCGATTAAAACACGAGAGCCTATTTCGCAGGCATGTAACATCGCTTTATGACCTACAGTAACATCTTCGCCTATATGTAAAGAGTAACCATCAACA from Psychromonas sp. psych-6C06 includes these protein-coding regions:
- a CDS encoding methyl-accepting chemotaxis protein, whose product is MLIRNKLIINTGISIISMLIMLILVIYTSSSLQKDIVIAQTIGKVEADILQLRRNEKDFLARKNLKYLDQFKARISQLQSELDDLRHDLNNIDIDSSAASSLQSILNQYQAHFEKLVNAQTTIGLTPKTGLYGALRKAVHEVESILGEDDFQATSMMLQLRRNEKDFMLRIDDKYVTQFLKNHDKFDIIIDNSYLQGGQKVAIDKAMDNYKKAFLNLVNEQKNMGYNSNSGIQKEMRATIHQVDKTLTSLMTETNKSVAEYITSMTQLTYTIFAVSILLASLIAWFIGKSITRGITHIKNSMTEVADTNNLTITVQSTNKDELADMADAFNHMLSNFQHLILSVKQSVGTVEQATSSLSKNIHQANAGVESQMQETDMVATAVTEMVATIEEIANNTTDAADKAEQTNNNANKGKKGVDATITQIAVLSDKLTESESVVNQLAEDSITIGSVLDVIRGIAEQTNLLALNAAIEAARAGEQGRGFAVVADEVRTLASRTQESTKEIESIISTLQNRTSNIVTLMSECRDEGQQSSEQASVAGDLLEQINSDVISIMDMNTAIATAIQEQSAVATEVNRHVVSIRDVAESTGESSVQNSEMSEELAQQASVLTEEISRFQV
- the argH gene encoding argininosuccinate lyase; translated protein: MALWGGRFSQAADVKFKLFNDSLRFDYRLAEQDIIGSIAWSKALLSVNILTVEEQLRLEDALNDLLVSVQANPKQVLQSDAEDIHSWVEIQLIQRVGDLGKKLHTGRSRNDQVATDLKLWCKKTAQELIVHLDSLEAKLIELARTHQAVVLPGYTHLQRAQPVTFSHWCLAYLEMLERDHSRLEGCLERLDTCPLGSGALAGTGYPMDRTALAHSLGFKRATRNSLDSVSDRDHVVELMSCATLSMVHLSRMAEDLIFYNSGESGFIEMSDQVTSGSSLMPQKKNPDAMELIRGKSGRVFGSLAGMLMTLKALPLAYNKDMQEDKEGLFDALDTWGDCLEMASMALTDLKVNEERTKEAAQGGYSNATELADYLVAKGIPFREAHHIVGVAVVAAIEKGVPLEDLSVAEFKEFSEVIEEDVYPTLTLEATLAARTALGGVSPDQVEHALKEAEQRLAERDTSGIVIRAARLTDIDRIASMVNHWADKGENLPRDKSDLENSIDEFAVTEIDGQVTGCASVHIYDTGLAEIRSLGVEPGFEGRGQGSALVELLLKRSEKQAIKRLFVLTRMPDFFMKLGFSPESKSTMPEKVLKDCAIFVSEHASDEKALELNYKTSMLLHKEMRKS
- a CDS encoding ornithine carbamoyltransferase, which encodes MNDLLTGFEMTQQQALDLIALGKELKANPAKFAQALAGKSVVTLFEKQSLRTRVTFDIGVNKLGGHAVYLDQANGAMGSREDVKDFAANISRWADCIVARVYDHKTLVEMQEYSTVPVINSLCDLYHPCQGMADFLTVAQNYDDVSKVKLAYIGDGNNVTHSLFIAGAILGATVTAVCPIGHSPDAQILKQAQDIAAKTGATITVTDKVEDIKGFDVVYGDTWLSMGDDTPLEQIKAKFMPYQINQELLDTTGIKHVLHCQPAHRGLDITSEVMDGPASLIFDQAENRMHIQNAIMLTLINK
- the argB gene encoding acetylglutamate kinase; translated protein: MKQPLLIKLGGAVLENEQALTNLFSALTTYLETEQRPLLLVHGGGVIVEDVLAKMNIKSEKKNGLRITPFDQIGYVAGALAGTSNKLLMAKALQAGLSAVGLSLADGFSCTVKQMDPDLGAVGVCAPNKPELINHLLAGGFLPVISSIAIGEDGRLYNVNADQAAIAICELLNAELVFLSDVDGVWDAQKQVIPELNTQLADTLIAGNVIQDGMAVKVKAALQAADQLGHVMLASWKNPENLVSLLAGQAVGTKVIK
- a CDS encoding argininosuccinate synthase: MSKVKKVVLAYSGGLDTSAIIPWLKETYDDCEIVAFCADVGQGEEELVGLHEKAIASGASECHIVDLKEEFVADYIYPTIASGAVYEGTYLLGTSMARPIIAKAQVEVALKVGADAVCHGCTGKGNDQIRFESCFAALAPEIKVIAPWREWDMVSREDLLDYLAERNIETTASATKIYSRDANAWHISHEGGELEDPYNEPSKGVWTMTVDPLDAPNEPEYVTLKVENARVTAVDGVELSPYDALMLLNEKAAAHGVGRVDITENRTVGMKSRGCYETPGGTVMVTALRGIDELVHDKPSRRWRDQVGQEFAHLVYDGRWFTPLCGSLLAASESLAADANGEVVVRLYKGQATAVKKKSPNSLYSEEFATFGDDNVYDQKHAEGFIRLYSLSSRIRNLNNK
- a CDS encoding gamma carbonic anhydrase family protein, whose amino-acid sequence is MFPVLRSYKGISPKIANDVYIDPFATVIGDVELADDVSIWPMCVLRGDVNNIKVGARTNIQDGSVLHVARKGEASVDGYSLHIGEDVTVGHKAMLHACEIGSRVLIGMGAIVLDNVTIEDDIILAAGALVPPNKVLASGFLYVGSPAKAARPLTEQELAFLKRSATHYVNLKNEYLTENAE
- the argC gene encoding N-acetyl-gamma-glutamyl-phosphate reductase — its product is MLKAIVVGASGYTGAELAQFLTRHPEIELAGLYVSEGSLDKGKKLSDLYGNLVGVVDLPLQPLGTAGIKTVCEGIDIVILATAHEVSHDLAPLFLAENTVVFDLSGAFRVQSAGFYDKFYGFTHQYPELLEQAVYGLAEWNDDAVKQTDLIAVPGCYTTASLTALKPLAEAGLIKAGTKPTINATSGVSGAGRKASVASSFCEVSLQPYGVFTHRHKPEIDQHLGLPVVFTPHLGSFKRGILASINVVLKEGVTAEQVNQAYQNAYADKPIVRLMEGSYPALKNVVGTPYCDLGWAVDGDDLVVFSAIDNLLKGASSQAIQCINLRFGFDITTSF